A single genomic interval of Bacillus smithii harbors:
- a CDS encoding LamB/YcsF family protein yields MFKVDLNCDMGESFGRYTLGNDKEMMAYISSANIACGFHAGDPNIMDQTVKLALEHDVSIGAHPGLLDLHGFGRRNTQITPEEAYQLVVYQVGALQGFVQANGGKLHHVKPHGALYNMAAVHKELADAIALAVYRIDPEIVLYGLSNSELTKAGEAIGLKVAHEVFADRTYQKDGTLTPRNMPNALITSEEAAIRQVVKMVKEQKVATADQHEIRIQADTICLHGDGRNALLFAKRIHEIFQAEGIKIETV; encoded by the coding sequence ATGTTTAAAGTGGATCTCAATTGTGATATGGGAGAAAGTTTTGGTCGGTATACTCTTGGCAATGACAAAGAAATGATGGCTTATATCTCCTCGGCCAACATTGCCTGCGGTTTTCATGCGGGCGATCCGAACATCATGGATCAAACCGTAAAGCTGGCATTAGAGCACGACGTAAGTATTGGCGCCCATCCCGGTTTATTGGATTTACACGGCTTCGGCCGAAGAAATACCCAGATTACCCCTGAAGAGGCTTATCAGCTGGTTGTCTATCAAGTGGGTGCATTGCAAGGATTCGTTCAAGCGAATGGTGGAAAACTCCATCATGTGAAACCGCATGGTGCGCTCTATAATATGGCCGCCGTCCATAAAGAACTGGCGGATGCTATTGCCTTGGCTGTTTACCGGATCGATCCTGAAATCGTATTGTATGGACTTTCCAACAGTGAATTGACGAAAGCAGGTGAAGCGATCGGTCTTAAAGTCGCGCATGAAGTGTTTGCTGATCGCACTTATCAAAAAGATGGAACATTAACGCCGAGAAACATGCCGAATGCTTTGATTACGAGTGAAGAAGCCGCCATCCGACAAGTAGTGAAAATGGTAAAAGAACAAAAAGTGGCCACAGCCGATCAACATGAAATCAGGATTCAAGCAGATACGATTTGCCTCCATGGAGACGGACGGAATGCTCTTTTATTTGCCAAGCGTATTCATGAAATATTTCAAGCAGAAGGAATTAAAATCGAGACCGTCTAG
- the pxpB gene encoding 5-oxoprolinase subunit PxpB, producing the protein MMDAVFTPLGDSAVTIDFGEGISLEKNRKILNLANAINEKPFHGFLEAVPAYTTLTVFYNPVEVGGNDPYEQVCQQLKERMNHGIQYKIPKRKVCIPVCYDEEFGLDLEEVAKSNGLSVEKVIEIHSSASYHVYFLGFAPGFPFLGGMDPSIATPRKKSPRLKVPAGSVGIAGYQTGIYPIETPGGWQIIGRTPISLFHPDRNPPTFLLPGDEIRFVPITKDVYENWEDQTWEFTSQKEEC; encoded by the coding sequence ATGATGGATGCAGTTTTTACTCCACTTGGAGATTCAGCCGTGACGATTGATTTCGGAGAAGGAATCTCATTAGAGAAAAACCGAAAAATTTTGAATCTGGCAAACGCCATAAATGAGAAGCCGTTTCATGGATTTTTAGAGGCCGTTCCTGCATATACAACTTTAACGGTTTTTTACAATCCGGTTGAAGTGGGCGGGAATGATCCGTATGAGCAGGTTTGCCAACAATTGAAGGAGCGAATGAATCATGGGATCCAGTATAAGATTCCGAAAAGAAAAGTGTGCATTCCCGTTTGTTATGATGAGGAATTTGGTCTTGATTTAGAAGAAGTGGCCAAATCAAACGGCTTATCAGTCGAAAAAGTGATTGAAATTCATTCATCCGCCAGCTATCACGTTTATTTTCTTGGCTTTGCCCCAGGGTTTCCTTTTTTGGGAGGAATGGATCCATCCATCGCGACTCCAAGAAAAAAATCACCCCGACTGAAAGTTCCGGCAGGTTCGGTTGGAATTGCCGGATATCAAACAGGGATTTATCCGATAGAAACACCTGGAGGCTGGCAGATAATAGGCAGAACTCCAATTTCTTTATTTCATCCTGATCGAAATCCGCCCACCTTTTTGCTTCCGGGTGATGAGATTCGATTTGTTCCGATTACAAAAGACGTTTATGAAAATTGGGAGGATCAAACATGGGAATTCACGTCACAAAAGGAGGAATGTTAA
- a CDS encoding Lrp/AsnC family transcriptional regulator yields the protein MKIDEIDIRILQELKKNARLSMRELGKKINLSPPSVAERVRRLEDQGVIEGYTVSINRKKLGFAIDCLIEVSIKNGEYQRFQQYIESHPRMVFCYRITGESCYMVKLSVVSLKEIEDFINEVCTFAKTVSHIVISEVKPQPDAEWQLPILQNEK from the coding sequence ATGAAAATAGACGAAATCGATATACGAATTTTGCAGGAATTGAAGAAAAATGCACGGTTGTCGATGAGAGAACTAGGCAAAAAAATAAACCTTTCCCCTCCGTCCGTAGCAGAGCGGGTAAGACGATTGGAAGATCAAGGTGTCATTGAAGGATATACGGTTTCCATTAATCGAAAAAAATTAGGGTTTGCGATCGATTGTTTGATAGAAGTATCGATTAAAAATGGCGAATATCAACGTTTTCAGCAATATATTGAGAGTCATCCTCGGATGGTGTTTTGTTATCGAATTACCGGGGAATCTTGTTATATGGTCAAGCTGTCTGTCGTGAGTTTAAAGGAAATCGAAGATTTTATTAATGAGGTATGTACTTTTGCTAAAACCGTTTCCCATATCGTGATTTCGGAAGTGAAGCCCCAACCTGATGCAGAGTGGCAGCTGCCTATTTTACAAAATGAAAAATAG
- a CDS encoding YpzG family protein, which translates to MSYKDQLDPHSELFHHNWTRPKRSKSQVNGHTEMSKTNFILRRNAKAHRW; encoded by the coding sequence ATGAGTTATAAAGATCAGCTTGATCCGCACTCAGAACTTTTTCACCACAATTGGACAAGACCGAAACGCTCCAAATCACAAGTGAACGGGCATACTGAAATGTCAAAAACCAATTTTATTTTAAGAAGAAACGCGAAAGCACACCGCTGGTAA
- a CDS encoding biotin-dependent carboxyltransferase family protein, with the protein MGIHVTKGGMLTVVQDLGRFGYQSYGFIVSGAMDAFAMKIANITVGNPENEAVLEMNFVGPTLLFEEDMVISLFGADMLPEKNGEAIAHGKPISVKKGDVLRFHAAVKGSRCYLAVKGGFDLPPVLNSKSTHLSAKIGGFHGRKLESGDRIPIRQPSRILPVSWGIGNSYRHYIGTEDHTIRFVKGRQYDWFTEEAISRFQSETFQITPQSDRMGYRLEGPSLSLKKNKELITEGATFGSIQVPPNGQPIILMADRQPTGGYPKIGQVIQADLPKLSQMRPGDTIQFQEISLKEAQQILIQVHRELAYLKAAVKLKWRDVAYV; encoded by the coding sequence ATGGGAATTCACGTCACAAAAGGAGGAATGTTAACGGTTGTTCAGGATTTGGGGCGATTCGGATACCAGTCCTACGGTTTTATTGTAAGCGGCGCCATGGATGCTTTTGCCATGAAAATAGCGAATATCACGGTAGGGAATCCTGAAAACGAAGCGGTATTAGAAATGAATTTCGTCGGACCGACATTGCTGTTTGAGGAAGATATGGTGATCAGTTTATTTGGTGCGGATATGTTGCCTGAAAAAAATGGAGAGGCGATTGCACACGGTAAACCGATCTCTGTGAAAAAAGGAGATGTTCTTCGGTTCCATGCGGCGGTGAAAGGAAGCCGCTGCTATTTAGCCGTAAAAGGGGGATTTGATCTTCCCCCTGTTTTAAACAGCAAAAGTACTCATTTAAGCGCAAAAATTGGCGGGTTTCATGGAAGAAAACTCGAGTCCGGGGACAGGATTCCGATTCGACAGCCCAGCCGGATCCTTCCTGTTTCTTGGGGGATTGGAAACAGCTATCGCCATTATATAGGAACGGAAGACCATACGATTCGATTTGTGAAAGGCCGACAATATGATTGGTTTACGGAAGAAGCGATTTCCCGATTTCAATCCGAGACGTTTCAAATTACTCCTCAGTCGGATCGAATGGGATATCGTTTAGAAGGACCTTCCTTAAGTTTGAAGAAAAACAAGGAATTAATCACAGAGGGAGCAACGTTTGGCTCCATACAAGTGCCTCCGAACGGTCAGCCCATTATCTTGATGGCCGACAGACAACCAACGGGCGGCTATCCAAAGATTGGCCAGGTGATTCAGGCGGATTTGCCGAAACTGAGTCAAATGCGGCCCGGAGATACGATCCAATTTCAGGAGATTAGCTTGAAAGAAGCGCAGCAAATACTGATCCAAGTCCATCGAGAGCTTGCGTATTTAAAAGCGGCTGTCAAATTAAAATGGAGGGATGTTGCCTATGTTTAA
- a CDS encoding carboxymuconolactone decarboxylase family protein — protein sequence MEARISFSKNGETPFQQLLGHNKEILEKWNALSNVLSEDSLLSADLKEQIRRSLAQQNQCEYCKAKGKPDLSKLDESTSLAAAFAEVMLKTNGSPGNSTVQLLKTTFTEQQISELCAYICFTIASQWFGAALGLKP from the coding sequence ATGGAAGCCAGAATTTCATTTTCAAAAAATGGGGAAACCCCCTTTCAACAGTTGTTAGGACACAATAAGGAAATATTAGAAAAATGGAACGCACTAAGCAACGTGCTTTCGGAAGATTCATTACTTTCAGCTGATTTAAAGGAACAAATCAGAAGATCATTGGCGCAGCAAAACCAATGTGAATATTGCAAAGCGAAAGGAAAGCCCGATTTATCAAAGTTGGATGAATCTACAAGTCTTGCTGCCGCTTTCGCGGAAGTCATGTTGAAAACGAACGGTTCGCCCGGAAATTCTACTGTTCAACTGTTGAAAACTACCTTTACGGAGCAACAAATCAGTGAACTATGCGCATACATTTGCTTTACGATCGCTTCTCAATGGTTTGGAGCTGCTCTAGGATTAAAACCGTAA